GTTGACCACCCAGACCCGTCCGGTCGCAGGCTTCTCGGCGACATACGGACAGCAAGGGAGGGAATCACATTCGGTGAGCGAGGAGCCGGGTTCGCCTTCACCCTGGTCGCCGTCGTCGTCTCCTCCCCCTCCGTCCTGCTCACCCGCCACGCAGACGACCGCTCCCTCGAATGCGGCGAACGTACCCTCCGTGAACTCCGTGTTCTGCCAGCCGCACATCGTGGAGTCCCAGGCGAAGGTCGCCGAGGCACCTCCCTCGATCGCGATGAACCGGAGACGGGCCACCTCCGCCGGCAGATGCAACGGCGTGCTGAACGAGAAGTCGTACGGCTGGAGAAGAAGGAACCCCTGGTCATCCTCGAGGACCGAGAACCTCGTCCACTCATCTGGGAGGACGAAGACCGCGCTCGCCGAGTCCTCGACCCACACCAAGATCCCGCTCGTGTCCCCGATCGTGATCCCGAAACCGAACAGAGAATCGCTGCTTCCCGTGATCCACACGCGGACGAGGATCGTATCCCCCGGTTGTGCTTCCAGGCTGTCCGGTCCGTTCGTCGCGTTCGAGTCAAGGTCAGTTATGATCGACGGATCGGCGAAGGCGCCGCTGAATCCGAAGAGGACAACCACGCAGGGCAGGATGGGGAAGAGCGCGCGCATCGGGAGCCTCCTTCCGGCCGGAGACCGGAATCCGAGACGATGGCCGCCAACCGGCGCTTGTATCCCGTGCGAGGGTTCGTGATCGGCGGATCTTTGGGCGACCTGATCTCAGGTTAGATGCGAATCTTCAGGTTGTCAAGCTCGAGACCGCGCGCTCGCCGCACCCGTTCCGTCGCCGGCGTTCCCGAGCGAATGTGCTCGTCCGGCGGAGTCCGCGCTCTTCCTCCGACGAGGCCTCGGTCGACTCGATGATCGATTCCCGGGGATTCGCGTCGCCTCCGACGGCCCGGTTGTCAGCGGGACCGCGGAGAGGTCGCGTGGCGCACGACGTGGAGCGCCGTGAGAAAGAGAATGCGGAGGTCGAAGAGAAGCGACCAGTTCTCGACGTAGTAGACGTCGTAGCGCGTCCTCTCCTCGATCGGCGTGTTGCCGCGAAGCCCGTTCACCTGCGCCCAGCCGGTCATCCCCGACTTCACCCGGTGCCGGTCGAAATAGCGCGGCACGTCCTTCTCGAACGCGCGCACGAAATGCGGGCGCTCCGGGCGCGGTCCGACGAGCGACATGTCGCCGCGGAGCACGTTCCAGAGCTGCGGCAGCTCGTCGAGGCTCGTCCGCCGGAGAAACACGCCGACGCGGGTTGCCCGCGCGTCCCCGGGCGTCGCCCAAACCGGCCCGGTTTCCTCCTCGGCGTTCGCGACCATCGTGCGGAGCTTCGCGATGCGAAAGACCCGTCCATCCCTTCCGATCCTCCGCTGACGGTAGAAGACCGGGCCCGGGGAATCGATCGTGATCGCGAGCGCGAGGACGAGAAGAACCGGAAGGAAGAGAAGAAGGAGCGCGATCGAGAGAACGATATCGAACGCGCGCTTCACGAATCGATTCCACGATTGGAGGGGAAAGTCCTTCATCCCGAGGAGCGGGATCCCGTCGATCTCGGAGAGCCGCATCCTCTCGCCGAGGCGCGAGAAGAGATCGGGAACGATCTCGAACTGCAGCGGAAGATTCTCGCACGCCCGCAGGATCTCGACGATCCGCTCGCGCTTCGATTCGGGGAGCGCGATGAAGACGCGCGCGATGCGTCGCGAGCGGCAGATCTCCGCGATCGCGTCGAGCGATCCGAGGTCCGGAATCCCGGCGGGCGGGGGGAGATCCGGGTCGGAGACGGCGCCGGCGAGCCGAAAGGCGCGCTCCGGCCGAGTCTCGATGCTCCGGCGGATCGCAGCGGCGAGGTCGCCCCCGCCGACGAGAAGCACGTTCTCGATCCCGATCCCGCGCGCGCGCGCGAGGCTCCGCGCCTTCCGCATGAGGACGCGCGAGAGAAGGACCGCGAAAAACGCGAGAAGGACGGCGAACGCGAAGAAGAGGCGCGAGTACGAGACCCCCCGGTAGAGGAACGCGGCGGACATGAGGACGAGCGTCCCGAGAACCGCCCCCTTGAAGACGAGCAGCGCTTCCTCTCCCCAGCTGGTGCCGCGCCTCGGATCGTAGAGGCCGAGAAACGCGAAGAGGATCACCCAGCCGAACGCGGTGAAGAGGAACCCGGGGAGATAGCTCGCGAAGGAGGGGATTCCCTTCGGAGCGGCGATCCAACCGGAATCGAAGCGGATCCAGAAGGCGAGCGCGAGCGCGAGCGCGACCGCAAGCCAGTCGGCGACGACCGAAAGAAAGGCGAACGTAAGAGGAGCTTTCTGGTTCATTCTTGTCTAAACGATTTTCGCGCCCGCCCGCCGCATCTCCTCGAGCGCGCGCTCCCCGTCCCCGGGGTTCGCGTCAACCGGCCGCGTTCCTTCACGGATCAAGAAGGTCTCGAAGCCGGCTTCGAGCGCGTCGAAGACCGTGGCCCGCACGCAGTAGTCGAGCGCGAGCCCGCCGACCCAAACCCGCCGCACGCCCGCCTTCCGGAGCCTCGCCGCGAGACCGGTCCCGTCGAAGGCCGAGTAGTTCTCATCCTTCGCGCGCGTTCCTTTGTCGACGAGGATCGCCCCCTCCGGCAGAGCGAGGTCGCTCCGGATCTCCGCCCCCTCCGTCCCCGGGACGCAGTGGGCCGGCCAGATCCCTCCGTTCGCTCGGAAGCTCCGGTGGTCGGGAGGATGCCGATCGCGGGAGGCGACGATCGGAACCCCCGCCGCCTTCGCCTCCTCGATCCACCGGTTCAGGACCGGGATCACCTCGCCGCCGGACGGGACCGGGAGCGCGCCGCCGGGGCAGAAGTCGTTCTGCACGTCGACGAGGAGAAGCGCGTCGCCCGGTTCGGGCCATCCCTTCATCGTTCACACCGCAAGGAGTTGCCGGAGGACCAAGCGGAGGATCCCTCCGTGCCGATACGACTCGAGCTCCATCGGGGTGTCGATCCGCGCGAGAACCTCGAACGACCGCTCCCCCTTCTCTCCGCGGGCGACGACCCGAAGCCGCCCGCCCGGGCGGAGCCCCGGGATGCCGCGCACGGCGTATGTTTCGCGCCCGTCGAGCCCGAGGCTCTCTCTTCCCTCCCCGTCGAGAAACTGAAGGGGGAGGACGCCCATGCCGATCAGGTTGCTCCGATGGATCCGCTCGAACGATTCGGCGAGGACCGCGCGGATGCCGAGCATCGCGGTCCCCTTCGCCGCCCAGTCGCGCGACGATCCGGATCCGTACTCCTTTCCGGCGAGGACGAGAAGAGGAACGTTCGTCTCCCGGTAGCGCAGGGACGCCTCGAAGATCGTGATCGTCTCTCCGCCCGGAGGGAAGGTCGTCCATCCTCCCTCGATCCCCGGCGCGAGCGCGTTGCGAAGCCGCACGTTCCCGAAGGTCCCGCGCATCATCACCTCGTGGTTACCGCGGCGCGCGCCGAACGAGTTGAAGTCCTTCGGATCGACCCCTTGATTGATCAAGTATTTCCCGGCCGGCATGTCGCGCGGGATCGATCCGGCGGGCGAGATGTGGTCGGTGGTGACGGAGTCCCCGAGAACGGCGAGGACGCGCGCCCCCTCGATGTCGGCCGGCGGCTCCGGCTCGGCCGTCATCGCGTCGAAGAAGGGGGGCTTCCGCACGTAGGTCGAAGAGGGATCCCATCGGAAACGGTCCCCTCGCGGAACCGGGATCGCGCGCCATCTCTCGTCTCCGGCGAAGACGTCCGCGTACTCCTTCGAGAACATCTCGGCGCGCACGCACTTCAGGGCGACCGCGCGGATCTCCTCCGGACGCGGCCAGATGTCGCGGAGGAAGACCTCCCCGCCGTCCGTCCCCGTTCCGATCGGTTCCTTGTCGAAGTCGATGTCGATCCGCCCCGCGAGCGCGTAGGCCACGACGAGCGGCGGGCTCGCGAGGAAGTTCGCGCGCGTGTCCGGGTTGATTCGCCCCTCGAAGTTTCGGTTCCCGGAGAGGACCGAGGCGACGACGAGCCGGTTCGCGCGGACCGCCTCGCGGATCGGATCGGGGAGGGGGCCGCTGTTCCCGATGCACGTCATGCAGCCGTAGCCGACGAGATGGAACTTGAGATCCTCGAGCGCGCCGAGGAGGCCGGAATCGGAGAGGTATCGGGTCACCACCTTCGACCCGGGCGCAAGGCTCGTCTTCACCCACGGCTTCACGCGGAGGCCGCGCGCCGCCGCCGTCTTCGCGAGAAGCCCCGCCGCGACGAGCACGGACGGGTTCGATGTGTTCGTGCAGGAGGTGATCGACGCGATCACAACCGAGCCGTGGCCGATCGTAAAGGTTTCGCCATCAAGGGTCACGCGCGCGCGGGTTTGGAGCGTCTCCTCCGAAGGAGCCGCGTCCTTCGACGGCGCCGCGAGCGTCGGGAGCGATTCCCCCCACGCCTCTTTCGCGCGCCGAAGCGGAACCCGGTCGTGCGGCCGTCTCGGGCCGGCCAAGACGGCCTCCACCTCGCCGAGATCGAGCGTGACGACGCCTGTGAAGAGCGGATCGGGAGCATTCGCGTCGCGGAAGAGCCCTTGCTCCCTCGCGTACGCCTCCACGAGCCGCACCCTCTCCTCGCTCCGCCCGGTGAGCCGGAGATAATCGATTGTGACCCCGTCGATCGGGAAAATCGCCGCCGTCGATCCGTACTCGGGGGACATGTTCGCGAGCGTCGCGCGGTCCGGGAGAGAAAGGCTCGCGATCCCATCGCCGGTGAACTCGACGATCTTCCCCACGACCCTTTTCTTCCGAAGGATCTCCGTCACCGTGAGGACGAGATCGGTCGCCGTCGTTCCCGCGGGGAGGCTCCCGTGCAGCCGGAAGCCGATCACCTCGGGGATCAGCATGGAGAGCGGTTGCCCGAGCATCGCCGCCTCCGCTTCGATCCCGCCGACCCCCCAGCCGAGCACGCCGAGGCCGTTCACCATCGTCGTGTGGCTGTCGGTCCCGACGAGCGTGTCGGGAAACGCGACGCCGTCCGCGTCGCACACGACGCGCGCGAGATGCTCGAGGTTCACCTGGTGCACGATGCCTGTGGCGGGGGGAACGACCGCGAAGTTCCGGAAGGCGCTCTGCGCCCAGCGGAGCAGCGCGTAACGCTCCCCGTTTCTCTCGAACTCCCGATCGACGTTCCTCGCGAACGAGTCGGGCCGCCCGAACGAGTCGACCTGCACCGAATGGTCGATCACGAGCTCGGCAGGAAAGATCGGGTTGATGCGCGCCGGATCGCCCCCCATTTCCGCCACCGCGTCCCGCATCGCCGCCAGATCGACCACCGCCGGAACGCCGGTGAAGTCTTGAAGAAGAACGCGCGCCGGCGTAAACGCGATCTCCATCCGGGGGGCGTCTCCGGGATGCCAGCGGGCGAGCGCCTCGATCTCCTCGCGGCGGACGGCCGACCCATCCTCGTGCCGGAGCAAGTTCTCGAGGAGGACACGGAGAGAAAACGGCAGCCTCCCGACCGGAAACCCGAGCTCCTCCAGACGTCTCAAGCTGAAGATCTCATAGGTCTTCCCCTCGACGGCGAGGGGACGGCGCGCAGCGAAGGAATCCTTGGACGGTCGGCTCATCGGTTTTGCTCCTTCTCGACGGGAGCATCCCGCCCGCCCGTTCGGCCGAGATCCGGGGCGGCGCGAAGGCGCGGGGGCGCCCCCGTGCCGCCAGTTTAACCGATCGGACGGCCGCCGCAAGAGGGGGCTTCGGGCGCCGGCCGGCCCCGCCCTCGACAAGTCATGACAGATTCTTTCGGGCGTGGCATAATCGGTTCGACGAGAGAGGTCTCATTCATGACGCGAAGACAGGACTCCGGCAAGAAGATCCCCTGCGCCGTCTGCGACATGCGGAAGAACGGGCTGCTCTCTCGTGTGGAGGAGAGGCTCCTCGAACGCGTCGAGGGGGCGAAGGTGATCCATCGTTTCGGGCCGCGCCAGGTCATCTTTCACGAGGGAACGCCGCCGCTCGCGGTCTATTGCCTGCGCGCGGGGCGCGTGAAGCTCTATCGAAGCGGAAAACGGGGCGAGGAGGTTGTGCTCCGCGTCCTCGGGCCGGGAGCCGCCTTTGGCTACCGGCCCCTCCTCTGCGAGGAGCTTTACGCCGTGACGGCCGAGTCGATCGAGGAGTCCGAGGTGTGCGTCCTCCCCCGGCAGGTCCTCACGGATCTCCTTCGGGACTCCCCTTCCTTCGCGATCGATCTTCTCGCGCGAATCGCCCGCGAACTCCGTTATTCCGAGGACCAGCTTCTCGACCTCACCCAGAAGTCGGTTCTCGAGAGAACCTCGGGACTCCTCGTCATGTTCCTCGAGAACTGCGGCGAGAAGACCGACGGCGGAATCCGCCTCGCGATCCCCATCCAGCGGAAGGAGATGGCCCAGATGGTCGGAACGACGCCCGAGACCTTCTCCCGCACCCTCCACGAGCTCGCCGAGCGCGGGATCATCGTCCTTTCCCGGTCCGACATCGTCGTCCGCGACGAGGCGGCGCTTCGGCAGGCCGTGGGGGAGTAGTCCAACTTGACGTAGATCATTTTGCGACTTGATCATACTTCTTGCCAAGAAGCCGTCCAAGTGAGAAAATAATGGCCGAATGCAGGACTGGACTGCGCGGGCGCGGCGGCTCCGCCCCATCGGGTTGTTTGAGGGACCAAGTGTTGCGCCGTCCGGCGATTCATTGACCGAAGGAAAGCGAGTGGTCCGGTAAACGAAACCCCGTTCGCCGGGAGTGAACGGAGAGGAGGAGAATAAGAAGGAAATGGCTAAGGCAATCTCGCTCGTCGGCGCGCTGGCGTTCGTTCTGGGGTTCGCCACGTTCGGGTTCGCTGTGGTCGTGGACGGCGTGAACGACTTCCCGCCGGCCTCCCGCATCGACATCGACGGCGGCGACACGCAGTTCACCCCGATCGACTTCGGGGACATCTACGTGACGAACGACGCCAACAATCTCTACATCGGCTACGAGCACGACCACGACGGCTGGACTCAGGTTCAGGTCGGGATCGCGCTCGGCACGATCGACGGTCAGGGCGGCTGGTGGGATCCGTGGGATCGCCGGATCGATTTCACGGGACAGTACCTCCCCGACTTCATCGCGTACAAGAACATCGATTCCGATTACGATGACCTCGTGACGTGGGATCCGATGGCGATGGGTTGGATCTACGGCATGACCCCGATCAACTGGGTCATCGGGACCGGCTTCGACGAGCTGGAGATCCCGCTTGCCCAGATCGCCGCGGCCTGCCCGGGATTTCGCCAGATCTTCATCGAGCTGTGGATCACGCAGGACGCCTGCAGCAAGGGTCCGCTCGACCTCAGCTTCAACGATGCTCTGCAGCTCAGCACGCCGGGCGGGACGATCTGGGATCTCCCCTGCGACGGCTCGCAGGACGTGGTGATTTCCGGCTACCACTACTACGTGGTGCAGTGCGAGACCGGGACCGAGGAGAGCACCTGGAGCTCCGTGAAGGCGCTCTTCCGGTAGGACGCGTCCCGAACCCCTCTCGCGGGGCGGTCGCCGTTCGGCGATCGCCCCCTTTCTTTCCCCCCGGAACCGCCTCGTACCCGTCCGCCCGGCCGCGCTTGTTTCCGAGCGCCCCTCGGTCTACTCTCAGCGGAAGAAGGAAAACCACGCGGAGGTGGATCATGTGGATGCGCACGTTCGTCCGGGCCGCCGTGGCGGGCCTCGTTCTTCTTCTGCTTCCCGCAGCGGCGGCGGCCGCCATCGGAGACACGCTCTTCTCCTTCCCCTCTCCCTGCGCCGCGCCGACCGGGCTCGCCTACGCGGACGGGCGCCTCTGGCTCGCGGATTGGGAAACCGGGACACTCTACGAGATGACCGAGGACGGAGCGGTTCTCCGCGCGATCCGGGCTCCCTGCCGCCGACCGGAAGGGCTCGCCTCGGACGGAAAGGTCCTTTACATCTCGGATTATGAAACCCATCGGGTTTTTGCCTTCGATCCCGAGACGAACCGGACGCTTCGGTCGTACGAGGCGCCGGAATCCTCGCCTCGCGGGCTCGCCTTCGGCGGCGGATCGCTCTGGCTTCTCGACGACGGAGCGGACACGATCTACGAGCTCGTCCCCGAGGACGGAACGATCCTGAACTACTACAAAGCCCCGCACGACTTCGGAAAAGACCTCGCGCACGACGGGACCTACCTTTGGGCGGTCGACCGAAAACTCGACGAGATCTACGCGCTCCGCCCCTCGGACGGCAAGGTGCTCTTTCTGACGAAGGCCCCTGGGAAGTTCCCCTCGGGGCTCGCCTTCGGGGGAGGCTTCCTCTGGCTCTCCGACTTCGAGACGAAGCGGACGTACAAGATCCGCGCCTCCGCGGACGTTCCCTTCCGGGTCACCGGCCCGGTTCTTCGCGATTTCCGCTACCGCTACGCGCTCCGGAACGACGGAGAGGGATCGATCGCCGAGGCGGCGATCCATCTCGCGGTCCCCTACGACACGCTCGAGAACCAGAAGATCGTTTCGCCGATTCGATGGACGCCGGAGCCGGACCGTTTCGCCGTCGACCGATGCGGCCAGGAGATCGCCGTCTTCACCTTCCGGGACGTTCCCCCGGGGGCGACCGTCTCCGCCGGGTACGAGACCCGCGTGCGGCTCGGCACGCTCCACTACGCGTTCTTTCCCGAGGACGTGAAGGGTCTCGACGCGATCCCGAAGGAGATCCGCGAGAAGGGGACCGCGCCGAAATCGCGTCTTCAGCTCGACGCGGAGCTCGTGCGGAAGACCGCTCGCGAGATCGTCGGGGACGAGAAGAACCCGTACTGGATCGCGCGGAAGATCTTCGATTGGGTGATCGAGACGCTCGAGTACGACCGTGTCGGCGGATGGGATGTCCCGACGACGCTCATCAAGCGGGGCACCGGATCGTGCTCGGAGTACGCGTTCCTCTACATCGCCCTCGCCCGCTCCGCCGGTCTTCCCGCGCGCTACGAGGGGAGCGTGGTCGTCCGAGGCGACGACGCGTCGATCGACGACGTCTATCACCGCTGGTGCGAGGTCTACCTCCCCGGGATCGGCTGGATGCCGGTCGATCCGAGCGGCGGCGACCAGCCTTGGCCGGCGGACCAAGTCCGCTATTTCGGCGGGCTCGCCGACCGCTTCCTCATCACGACGCACGGGGGAGGCGACTCCGAGTATCTGGGTTGGGACTACAACGCGGACGCGACCTACATCTACGAAGGAAGAGGGACGGTGCACGAGGAAGGATACGGGGTCTGGAGTCCGGTCGCGGCGGAATGAGCGCGCGGCCCGCGGTTCGAAGAAAGTGAGGGAGACAAGCGATGGGCGAGAAGAAGACGGAAGGGTTGGAGATCCGCGTGCCGAGCGCGTCGCTCGCCGTGGCGGCCGCGAGCTGCCCGAACGGATGCGATCTCATGGCGGCCGACATGCCGATCCACGGCCGCCCGTCGATCGGCATCGACTTCTCGTTCGGCGATTGGAAGGGAAGGATCTACCTCGATCCGATGTACGGGAGCTTCGACAACATCTGCGACATCGAGATCCAGGATGGTCAAGAGGTTGATTTTCGATGTCCGAAGTGCGGGGTCTCTCTGCGGGACGAGAAGGACTTGTGCCCGACCTGCTCCGCCCGCATGTTCGTCCTTCACCTCCCCGGCGGCGGGATCCTCGAGGGGTGCCTTCGCAAGGGGTGCAGCGCGCATCGTCTCCGGATCGTCGACGTCGATGCGCAGCTCCTCCGGGTGTTCAAGGAGCGCGTCGGGCTTCCGGGAATCGACGTGTAGAGGGCGTAGGGGCAGAGCTTCTCCGAGGAGTTCTTCGCGCGTTTGACTTCGAGGCGATCTCGCATTATGCTTCCGGCTGTCCTCGGCCCCCCCTTCCGCCGAGGAAAGACCGATTCACGTGAAGACCGACAGCAATAGGAGGAAGAAGCATGAGGAAATCCGCGAACGTCTTGGTCGCTCTTCTCTTCGTCGCCTCGGCCTCTTTCGCCGGCGTCCTGCCGCAGGCGGGAGTGCGTCCCCAGGCCGAGGTCGACGCGGACAACGGCGCGGCCGCCGCGGTCCGGACCTCAATCCCGACGCCGGTGAGCCTTCCGGTGAACGGGGTGTGGCACTACACCTCGTGTTCCAACGGGACCGTCGGGCCCGACTTTCAGGGGGGCTGGATGAGCATCCCGAGCCAGGACGAGCTTTGGCTCGTCAGCTCCTCGGAGAAGGTTCTCTTTCGGATTACCGATGCGTGGCTCACGGGCGACCAGTTCGAGGTGTACGTGAACGGCGCGCTCGCGCTCACGACCCCTTCGGTCCCGAACGGCGGGTCCCCGGAAATCAAGCCGGACTTGGTCGCGGTTCCGGCTCCGTTCACGAAGCAGGGGAAGCTCTACGGCGCCTATGCCGGGGCTCAGTACTCGCACGGCGAGATCGTCCTCCCGGCGGGCGACCACCTGATCAACATCAAGCTGATCGCGAGCCCGGTCACAGGTGCGGGACTCGGCGTCCTCGCCGAGCCGTATCACGCGCCAACGCACGAGACGACGCCGAAGACCGGTCCCGGGACGGAGAAGGAAACCCGCGACTCGTGGAGCGGAGTGAAGAACCTGTTCCGATAGGAAGAACGACATTCGTTGATGCATGAAGGGCGCGGACCTATCCGCGCCCTTTCTCTTATCCGCGCCGGGGATCCGGGCTACCCGCTCTCTTCTTCCCCTCCCGCCTCCGCCTCCATCTCCTCGAGGCGGAGCGTGAGCTCCTCCCAGCGCGCGGTCTTGGCCTCGATCTCCGCCTGGATCTCGCGGTAGGCGCGGAACGTCTCGCCGAAGTCCCCCTCCCTCGCGTAGAAATCGGGGCTCGCCATCGCGCGCTCCATCTCGGCGCGTTTTCGCTCGAGGTCCTCGATCTCCGCCGTCGCCGCTTCGACTTCCTTGCGCGCCGGGGCGAGCTTCCGGTAGCGCTCGTTCCTCGCCTCGGCCTCGCGGCGCCGTTCCTCGCGCGTCTTTCGACCGTGGGCGGCGCGCTTCTCGTCGGCCGTTTCGGCTTCGCGCGCTTCTTCGGCCGGCCTCTTCGCAGC
This sequence is a window from Candidatus Eisenbacteria bacterium. Protein-coding genes within it:
- a CDS encoding undecaprenyl-phosphate glucose phosphotransferase, translating into MNQKAPLTFAFLSVVADWLAVALALALAFWIRFDSGWIAAPKGIPSFASYLPGFLFTAFGWVILFAFLGLYDPRRGTSWGEEALLVFKGAVLGTLVLMSAAFLYRGVSYSRLFFAFAVLLAFFAVLLSRVLMRKARSLARARGIGIENVLLVGGGDLAAAIRRSIETRPERAFRLAGAVSDPDLPPPAGIPDLGSLDAIAEICRSRRIARVFIALPESKRERIVEILRACENLPLQFEIVPDLFSRLGERMRLSEIDGIPLLGMKDFPLQSWNRFVKRAFDIVLSIALLLLFLPVLLVLALAITIDSPGPVFYRQRRIGRDGRVFRIAKLRTMVANAEEETGPVWATPGDARATRVGVFLRRTSLDELPQLWNVLRGDMSLVGPRPERPHFVRAFEKDVPRYFDRHRVKSGMTGWAQVNGLRGNTPIEERTRYDVYYVENWSLLFDLRILFLTALHVVRHATSPRSR
- a CDS encoding nicotinamidase, encoding MKGWPEPGDALLLVDVQNDFCPGGALPVPSGGEVIPVLNRWIEEAKAAGVPIVASRDRHPPDHRSFRANGGIWPAHCVPGTEGAEIRSDLALPEGAILVDKGTRAKDENYSAFDGTGLAARLRKAGVRRVWVGGLALDYCVRATVFDALEAGFETFLIREGTRPVDANPGDGERALEEMRRAGAKIV
- the acnA gene encoding aconitate hydratase AcnA, which encodes MSRPSKDSFAARRPLAVEGKTYEIFSLRRLEELGFPVGRLPFSLRVLLENLLRHEDGSAVRREEIEALARWHPGDAPRMEIAFTPARVLLQDFTGVPAVVDLAAMRDAVAEMGGDPARINPIFPAELVIDHSVQVDSFGRPDSFARNVDREFERNGERYALLRWAQSAFRNFAVVPPATGIVHQVNLEHLARVVCDADGVAFPDTLVGTDSHTTMVNGLGVLGWGVGGIEAEAAMLGQPLSMLIPEVIGFRLHGSLPAGTTATDLVLTVTEILRKKRVVGKIVEFTGDGIASLSLPDRATLANMSPEYGSTAAIFPIDGVTIDYLRLTGRSEERVRLVEAYAREQGLFRDANAPDPLFTGVVTLDLGEVEAVLAGPRRPHDRVPLRRAKEAWGESLPTLAAPSKDAAPSEETLQTRARVTLDGETFTIGHGSVVIASITSCTNTSNPSVLVAAGLLAKTAAARGLRVKPWVKTSLAPGSKVVTRYLSDSGLLGALEDLKFHLVGYGCMTCIGNSGPLPDPIREAVRANRLVVASVLSGNRNFEGRINPDTRANFLASPPLVVAYALAGRIDIDFDKEPIGTGTDGGEVFLRDIWPRPEEIRAVALKCVRAEMFSKEYADVFAGDERWRAIPVPRGDRFRWDPSSTYVRKPPFFDAMTAEPEPPADIEGARVLAVLGDSVTTDHISPAGSIPRDMPAGKYLINQGVDPKDFNSFGARRGNHEVMMRGTFGNVRLRNALAPGIEGGWTTFPPGGETITIFEASLRYRETNVPLLVLAGKEYGSGSSRDWAAKGTAMLGIRAVLAESFERIHRSNLIGMGVLPLQFLDGEGRESLGLDGRETYAVRGIPGLRPGGRLRVVARGEKGERSFEVLARIDTPMELESYRHGGILRLVLRQLLAV
- a CDS encoding Crp/Fnr family transcriptional regulator, which codes for MTRRQDSGKKIPCAVCDMRKNGLLSRVEERLLERVEGAKVIHRFGPRQVIFHEGTPPLAVYCLRAGRVKLYRSGKRGEEVVLRVLGPGAAFGYRPLLCEELYAVTAESIEESEVCVLPRQVLTDLLRDSPSFAIDLLARIARELRYSEDQLLDLTQKSVLERTSGLLVMFLENCGEKTDGGIRLAIPIQRKEMAQMVGTTPETFSRTLHELAERGIIVLSRSDIVVRDEAALRQAVGE
- a CDS encoding transglutaminase is translated as MRTFVRAAVAGLVLLLLPAAAAAAIGDTLFSFPSPCAAPTGLAYADGRLWLADWETGTLYEMTEDGAVLRAIRAPCRRPEGLASDGKVLYISDYETHRVFAFDPETNRTLRSYEAPESSPRGLAFGGGSLWLLDDGADTIYELVPEDGTILNYYKAPHDFGKDLAHDGTYLWAVDRKLDEIYALRPSDGKVLFLTKAPGKFPSGLAFGGGFLWLSDFETKRTYKIRASADVPFRVTGPVLRDFRYRYALRNDGEGSIAEAAIHLAVPYDTLENQKIVSPIRWTPEPDRFAVDRCGQEIAVFTFRDVPPGATVSAGYETRVRLGTLHYAFFPEDVKGLDAIPKEIREKGTAPKSRLQLDAELVRKTAREIVGDEKNPYWIARKIFDWVIETLEYDRVGGWDVPTTLIKRGTGSCSEYAFLYIALARSAGLPARYEGSVVVRGDDASIDDVYHRWCEVYLPGIGWMPVDPSGGDQPWPADQVRYFGGLADRFLITTHGGGDSEYLGWDYNADATYIYEGRGTVHEEGYGVWSPVAAE